Within the Sphingobium baderi genome, the region CATCCTGCTGTTCGGTCGGGATTTCTGGAACCGCGTGGTGAATTTCGAGGCGCTGGCCGACGAAGGGGTGATCGCGCCGTCCGACCTCAACCTCATCACCTGGGTCGAAACGGCGGAGGAAGCATGGGCGGCGGTCGAAGCCTTTTACGAGGATATGGAAGCGCCGGGTTGCGACTGAAAAGCGCAACTCGCCTTGCCCTTGCCCACCGGCGGGGATAGGGCGCGGTCATGCGCGCGGACCTTGCCCATATCGATTGCTGGATCTTCGATCTGGACAATACCCTCTATCCGGCGAAGGCGGACCTGTTCGCCCTGATCGACGTGAAGATGGGCGAGTTCATCCAGGGGCTGCTGGGTTGCGATCCGGTAGAGGCGAAGGCCGTGCAGAAACGCTATTTCATGGAGCACGGCACGACGCTTTCGGGCCTGATGCGGCATCACGGCATCGAGCCGCGCGCTTTCCTCGACTATGTCCACGATATTTCAATGGAGCGGCTGGAGGTGGACGCGGCACTCAACGCCCGCATCGCGGCGCTGCCGGGACGGCGGCTGATCTTCACCAATGGCGACGCGGATTATGCGGGGCGGGTGCTCGACCGGCTGGGGCTGGCCGACGCGTTCGAGCTGATCCACGACATCCATGCCTGCCAATATGTGCCCAAGCCCGATCCGTCCGGCTATGCCGCGCTTTGCTCCGCCCATGGGGTCGATCCGGTGCGCGCGGCCTTTTTCGAGGATATGGCCCGCAACCTGAAGCCCGCCAAGGCGATCGGCATGACGACCGTCTGGGTCAATAACGGATCGGAAGGCGGCAGCCACGATCACCATCCCGATTTCATCGATTTCGAAACCGATCATCTG harbors:
- a CDS encoding pyrimidine 5'-nucleotidase encodes the protein MRADLAHIDCWIFDLDNTLYPAKADLFALIDVKMGEFIQGLLGCDPVEAKAVQKRYFMEHGTTLSGLMRHHGIEPRAFLDYVHDISMERLEVDAALNARIAALPGRRLIFTNGDADYAGRVLDRLGLADAFELIHDIHACQYVPKPDPSGYAALCSAHGVDPVRAAFFEDMARNLKPAKAIGMTTVWVNNGSEGGSHDHHPDFIDFETDHLTPFLADIIGET